From the Fulvia fulva chromosome 2, complete sequence genome, one window contains:
- a CDS encoding O-acetyltransferase PaAT-1, whose amino-acid sequence MLTIEVGHEECFVNGDGALHDNGPAARTATRPTPPESASNARTPAPEPWINGLRGLAALQVVIFHYITPEAFFIYESAWVPPEHPGPRILKLIPVRLLAQGDAMARLFFVLSGYCIALGFSKEARSGPSIQYYGKLTSAVFRRSLRLFIPFTVVAILGHALWFLGLYAEEPPDLENFCPDARPWASPWSHVSCTCAYLLNAFNTVDLQWTFGLHNSLWSVPLELRGSLATYTTLLGLANIRTKWRISIVAMLATYNFYYSTKDLTGFFAGLLIAELQRHIATLKRKGPLPEHLVTTLSTLALTTGLYLLSLPMKLHNDPVESLPPDYDFIRSLHLPHWKSAGDYGWGAYYLGSTMLLAGLLGFPKLRQWLSVGPLQSLGDISYSLSLVHFAVKWVCQRRILWIVSQVLGLDEQSGMPEVMGNLVTPVMLMRTVAFVVYLGVTFACASVLTIELERPSKQWAHKIEQKLSVPKQD is encoded by the coding sequence ATGCTCACAATCGAAGTCGGCCATGAAGAGTGTTTCGTGAACGGCGACGGTGCCCTTCACGACAATGGTCCGGCCGCAAGAACAGCAACTCGACCGACACCACCAGAGTCTGCAAGCAACGCGCGAACACCAGCTCCAGAGCCATGGATCAACGGACTCCGCGGTCTGGCAGCTTTGCAGGTTGTGATCTTCCACTATATCACTCCTGAAGCATTCTTCATCTATGAGTCCGCCTGGGTTCCACCAGAACATCCTGGTCCGCGGATCTTGAAGCTGATACCAGTTCGACTGCTCGCGCAAGGCGATGCCATGGCTAGGCTCTTCTTCGTACTCTCCGGGTATTGCATTGCACTGGGGTTCAGCAAAGAGGCGAGGAGTGGGCCATCCATCCAGTACTATGGCAAACTGACTTCGGCGGTCTTCCGGCGGTCTTTACGCCTGTTCATTCCCTTCACAGTTGTGGCCATTCTGGGCCATGCCCTTTGGTTTCTGGGACTCTATGCTGAAGAGCCGCCTGACCTCGAGAACTTCTGTCCGGATGCACGGCCTTGGGCTTCGCCTTGGTCGCACGTTTCGTGTACGTGCGCGTACCTTCTGAACGCTTTCAATACTGTTGACCTCCAATGGACATTCGGCCTCCACAACTCGTTGTGGTCAGTACCTCTCGAGCTGCGGGGTTCGTTAGCAACATATACTACATTGCTCGGTCTCGCCAACATCCGGACCAAATGGCGCATTAGCATTGTCGCAATGCTAGCGACCTACAATTTCTACTACAGCACTAAGGACTTGACTGGGTTCTTTGCAGGGCTGTTGATCGCAGAATTACAGAGGCATATTGCGACGCTGAAGAGAAAAGGTCCCCTGCCGGAGCACCTAGTCACAACCCTTTCGACCCTGGCTCTCACGACCGGACTATACCTGCTCTCGCTTCCAATGAAACTTCACAACGATCCAGTAGAGTCACTTCCTCCGGACTATGACTTTATAAGGTCATTGCACCTGCCTCATTGGAAGTCCGCTGGTGATTATGGTTGGGGAGCTTACTACCTTGGCAGCACAATGCTGCTCGCAGGACTGCTGGGGTTCCCAAAATTGAGACAATGGCTGTCTGTGGGTCCGCTGCAATCGCTGGGAGACATCTCGTACTCTCTGTCTCTGGTCCACTTTGCAGTTAAATGGGTCTGTCAGAGAAGAATCCTCTGGATCGTGTCTCAGGTGCTCGGTCTTGACGAGCAAAGTGGGATGCCAGAGGTTATGGGCAATCTTGTTACACCCGTGATGCTCATGCGTACTGTAGCCTTTGTCGTATATTTAGGCGTCACTTTCGCTTGCGCTTCTGTGTTGACAATTGAGCTGGAAAGGCCATCCAAGCAGTGGGCCCACAAGATCGAGCAGAAGCTGTCCGTGCCTAAGCAAGATTAA
- a CDS encoding Putative cellulose synthase 3 translates to MNMPEKHQFVVEQTDDLLPLSSERQRQRRVLAEASWRPLTLATWLLQATLVYQLSQNIQHARRGTRTLVPILFVCWQIILLATGALEEGWRFCISGKVKQRRKTRLVGDQVPFVDIIIVCCGEELDVILDTVRAACAQDYPGAQLRVLVADDGNDDLLEGSITALGKTSPCQLLYHRRPGKAGSKKGYKAGNMNSALVYADSVHTGNPVEFCAFLDCDMIVERDFLRACLGHLILEPNAGVVIVPQSFYNLPRNDPLYQSMHVHNWLDQVQHDTLDSTWETGPGVVFRRQAISNMDGFDEWVLMEDVIAGMLLNGLGWKTDYCYEQLQWGLIPDDLAAHIAQRKKWVVGTVRGAMIAAFGFHRTRMAQLSWRQRTVQVCYCIGPYVSAIHRTLLPLAFLLLMASKEPLVVSSHPIQLDRMLHIGFLIGICYRAQSMVTGYHCGYRMARRRTQGAIWLSPYLLVTIIKEFLPKCLAGLPMRFVPTGRLNSNLQERNSGLRATVWRRLIVMIIQQGLWYHLLVGTSAVSLLYRDYMSAQTHASRGDMCQHIWTHALAPGVDWLVYVDLLAPIMYALLPPIVSPRRELLEQTVVSGLETWHPAQSRRVEEWSASFWFEECPWIVAYAVCVYLRTKTCTT, encoded by the coding sequence ATGAATATGCCTGAGAAACATCAATTCGTTGTGGAACAAACAGATGACCTCTTGCCTCTATCATCAGAAAGGCAAAGGCAGCGCagagtactagccgaagcATCTTGGCGTCCACTGACCCTGGCGACATGGCTCTTACAAGCAACCTTGGTATACCAGCTCTCACAGAACATCCAACATGCACGACGAGGTACTCGTACTCTGGTGCCAATTCTGTTCGTATGCTGGCAGATCATCCTTCTGGCCACTGGTGCCCTGGAAGAAGGCTGGCGCTTTTGCATCTCAGGCAAAGTCAAGCAAAGAAGAAAGACAAGACTGGTCGGCGACCAAGTGCCTTTCGTGGACATAATTATTGTCTGTTGCGGCGAAGAGCTGGATGTCATCCTTGACACTGTTCGAGCAGCCTGCGCGCAGGACTATCCAGGCGCGCAACTCCGTGTGTTGGTCGCAGACGATGGCAACGATGACTTACTGGAAGGCTCGATCACTGCTTTGGGCAAGACATCGCCATGCCAACTTCTCTACCACCGGCGACCCGGGAAGGCAGGCTCGAAGAAGGGATACAAGGCGGGTAACATGAATTCAGCACTGGTCTACGCGGACTCGGTTCACACTGGTAATCCTGTTGAATTTTGCGCTTTCCTCGACTGCGATATGATCGTGGAGCGCGACTTCCTTCGAGCTTGTCTCGGACACCTGATACTGGAGCCGAATGCTGGCGTCGTGATCGTTCCGCAGAGCTTCTACAATCTACCGCGAAACGATCCCCTATATCAGTCAATGCATGTGCACAACTGGCTAGATCAGGTACAACACGACACTCTCGATTCTACTTGGGAGACAGGGCCCGGAGTAGTGTTTCGGCGACAGGCAATATCGAACATGGACGGGTTCGATGAATGGGTCTTGATGGAGGACGTGATCGCTGGGATGCTGCTCAATGGCCTGGGCTGGAAGACTGATTACTGCTATGAGCAGCTACAATGGGGACTGATTCCAGATGACCTAGCAGCTCATATCGCGCAGAGGAAGAAATGGGTCGTCGGAACTGTTCGAGGCGCGATGATAGCGGCATTTGGCTTCCATCGGACACGAATGGCTCAACTTTCGTGGCGACAACGAACCGTCCAGGTCTGCTATTGCATTGGTCCCTATGTTTCGGCGATACACCGGACGCTACTCCCATTGGCCTTTTTGTTGTTGATGGCCTCGAAGGAGCCTCTCGTTGTGTCCAGCCATCCAATACAACTCGATCGGATGCTGCATATTGGCTTTTTGATCGGCATTTGCTACCGTGCTCAAAGTATGGTGACCGGATATCACTGCGGCTATCGCATGGCGCGACGGAGAACACAGGGTGCGATCTGGCTGAGCCCATACCTTCTGGTCACAATCATCAAGGAGTTCCTACCCAAATGCCTTGCTGGTTTGCCAATGAGATTCGTACCTACTGGACGACTGAACTCGAATCTCCAAGAGCGCAACAGCGGGCTTCGGGCGACAGTGTGGAGACGTCTGATTGTCATGATCATACAGCAGGGACTCTGGTATCATCTACTGGTTGGTACATCTGCTGTCAGCCTTTTGTACCGCGACTACATGTCGGCGCAAACACACGCCAGTCGGGGCGATATGTGCCAACACATTTGGACGCACGCACTCGCTCCTGGAGTAGATTGGCTGGTGTACGTCGACTTGCTTGCACCCATAATGTATGCTTTGTTGCCTCCGATAGTGTCGCCGCGGCGAGAGCTCTTGGAGCAAACGGTAGTAAGTGGACTAGAGACTTGGCATCCGGCGCAGTCTCGCAGAGTCGAGGAGTGGAGTGCCTCTTTCTGGTTTGAAGAATGTCCGTGGATTGTGGCTTACGCAGTCTGCGTCTACCTCCGTACCAAGACTTGTACCACGTAG
- a CDS encoding UDP-glucuronic acid decarboxylase 6, with product MVAIGSLEESGFRNCTRSSGIITSYQSCPDIVSSLGHPRTSEFARLRHAVRTPDWTKPVYLVKHRVLFRAELTAQGTDQPCCSPDPSMGPPNTPHENRFNATKLSLQCPVAGRAISGPAYPHHAYCKLSVEAQLTHVSHPCLLLRSTVSAHIFVLSSRMSVLNGAAETRQERILVTGGAGFIGSRLVSALLERGKGVIVLDNYWTSFPATLSSVRDNPNFRFVQGDVTSPIPNEIEACQQIYHLACPASPKHFNTEPIRILDTCYLGTRNVLNKAREWKARVLLASTSEVYGQSERDPQDETYFGNVNCFGERSCYDEGKRVAEALAYAYRVEHGSSLEICVARIFNAYGPGMHASDGRVVCSFIGAAIEGRELLITGDGAATRCFQYVDDCVSGLMSLMRSSWEGRPVNIGSEKETTIVDLALLVVKAVSAATGRPQATFKYSDALPDDPVQRRPDCALAREVLGWVPTIELADGVRQTIEWHLGLEVRTGEAPLQCKSTLPDTKDSMFDAVEARRTILGRIDRSTRRRTGAVKRIERHDLCWAQTADEV from the exons ATGGTGGCTATAGGAAGCCTCGAAGAATCGGGTTTCCGCAATTGCACTCGATCTAGCGGCATCATCACCTCGTATCAATCGTGTCCGGACATTGTTTCTTCGCTCGGCCACCCTCGGACAAGTGAGTTCGCCAGGCTGAGACATGCCGTACGCACGCCAGATTGGACTAAGCCAGTATATTTGGTCAAACATCGTGTGCTGTTCAGGGCAGAGCTTACTGCACAAGGTACGGATCAGCCATGTTGCTCGCCAGATCCATCGATGGGACCGCCAAACACGCCACACGAGAATCGCTTCAACGCCACGAAGCTCAGTCTGCAATGTCCCGTTGCAGGAAGGGCCATTTCTGGACCAGCATATCCTCATCATGCATACTGCAAGCTCTCCGTCGAAGCTCAATTGACCCATGTCAGCCATCCTTGTCTTCTACTTCGCTCAACAGTTTCAGCACACATTTTTGTATTATCAAGCAGGATGAGTGTGCTCAATGGTGCCGCAGAAACGAGGCAAGAACGTATCCTCGTGACAGGA GGTGCAGGCTTCATTGGGTCCAGACTTGTTTCAGCACTCTTAGAACGAGGAAAAGGGGTCATCGTCCTCGACAATTACTGGACCAGCTTCCCAGCGACTTTGAGCAGCGTCCGGGACAACCCCAATTTCCGCTTCGTACAGGGCGATGTGACGAGTCCAATACCGAACGAGATCGAAGCCTGCCAGCAGATATATCACCTGGCTTGCCCTGCCAGCCCTAAGCATTTCAACACGGAGCCAATACGAATCCTGGACACATGTTATCTTGGCACACGAAACGTGCTGAACAAGGCTCGAGAATGGAAAGCAAGAGTTCTGCTTGCCAGTACATCGGAAGT ATATGGTCAGTCAGAACGAGACCCCCAAGACGAAACCTACTTTGGCAATGTCAACTGCTTCGGTGAACGGTCCTGCTACGATGAAGGCAAAAGAGTCGCGGAGGCTTTGGCATACGCATATCGTGTCGAGCACGGGTCCTCGCTTGAGATTTGTGTAGCTCGCATCTTCAATGCCTATGGCCCAGGCATGCACGCAAGCGATGGCAGGGTCGTTTGTAGCTTCATCGGAGCTGCAATTGAAGGTCGAGAGCTGCTCATAACCGGAGATGGGGCTGCCACACGATGTTTCCAGTATGTCGATGACTGCGTCTCTGGCCTGATGAGTCTCATGAGAAGCTCGTGGGAAGGCAGGCCGGTGAACATCGGCAGCGAGAAGGAAACCACAATCGTAGATCTGGCACTCCTCGTCGTCAAAGCTGTGTCGGCTGCTACTGGACGGCCACAGGCAACGTTTAAATATAGTGACGCTTTGCCCGATGACCCGGTGCAGAGAAGACCGGACTGCGCATTGGCCAGAGAAGTACTCGGCTGGGTTCCAACAATCGAACTGGCTGATGGGGTCCGACAAACGATTGAGTGGCATCTTGGTCTGGAGGTGCGGACGGGGGAGGCGCCACTTCAGTGCAAGAGCACTTTGCCCGATACAAAAGACTCCATGTTTGACGCGGTCGAGGCGCGGCGGACCATCTTGGGTCGGATTGATAGAAGCACGAGACGGAGGACCGGCGCTGTGAAGCGCATTGAACGGCATGATCTTTGTTGGGCCCAAACTGCTGATGAGGTCTGA
- a CDS encoding 4-aminobutyrate aminotransferase: MASLMRTAARLQPVLRSTALRHTSIVSARRTMASQSPPRNASAAAAVRTRAADAAEQPYFPDEPAAPVIRTAIPGPKSQEAIKELDRVFDTRSLNMMANYQNSFGNYIADLDGNVLLDVYAQIASIPVGYSNPSLLLAATSPDMASAIINRPALGNFPQHDWAHILETGILKVAPPGCDQVFTAQAGSDANELAYKAAFMWRRRQERGGPDVEFTQEEIDSSMNNKSPGSPDMSILSFKTAFHGRLFGSLSTTRSKPIHKLDIPAFDWPQASFPSLKYPLEQHAEENAKEEARCLAEVEELLTTYHNPPAAVIVEPIQSEGGDNHASPAFFNGLREVTRKHNVLLIVDEVQTGVGATGKFWAHEHWNLRDPPDMVTFSKKAQTAGYYFGNPELRPNKPYPRALLFRAIINEVERLNLVQNTAETGEYLYSGLENLGQKYPGEIQNLRGKGQGTFIAWDSPRRDEVLKKAKGVGINIGGSGERAVRLRPMLIFQKKHADIFLEALEKVLKS, from the exons ATGGCATCACTCATGAGGACCGCTGCACGCCTGCAGCCAGTGCTGCGATCTACTGCGCTACGCCACACCTCGATCGTCTCGGCCAGACGAACAATGGCCTCCCAGAGCCCACCGCGCAACGCAAGTGCTGCCGCCGCGGTGAGGACGCGCGCCGCCGACGCTGCTGAGCAGCCATATTTCCCAGACGAGCCTGCGGCACCTGTCATTCGGACAGCCATCCCAGGCCCCAAGTCGCAAGAGGCAATCAAAGAGCTTGACAGAGTCTTCGACACCAGATCGCTGAACATGATGGCCAACTACCAGAACAGCTTCGGCAACTACATTGCAGACCTGGACGGAAACGTTCTGCTCGATGTCTACGCACAGATTGCTTCCATCCCCGTGGGGTACAGCAATCCAAGCTTGCTCCTCGCGGCCACTAGCCCAGACATGGCGTCTGCCATTATCAACAGACCAGCGTTGGGCAACTTCCCACAGCACGACTGGGCACACATTCTCGAGACTGGTATCTTGAAGGTCGCACCACCTGGCTGTGACCAAGTCTTCACCGCCCAGGCTGGCTCTGACGCCAACGAGCTTGCCTACAAGGCTGCCTTCATGTGGAGGCGTCGTCAAGAGCGTGGAGGCCCAGATGTTGAGTTCACGCAGGAGGAGATCGACTCTTCCATGAACAACAAGTCCCCAGGTTCTCCTGACATGTCCATCCTCTCCTTCAAGACCGCTTTCCACGGACGTCTCTTCGGCTCCCTCTCCACCACCCGCTCTAAGCCAATTCACAAGCTCGACATTCCAGCCTTCGATTGGCCACAAGCATCCTTCCCATCTCTCAAGTACCCCCTCGAGCAACACGCCGAAGAGAACGCCAAGGAGGAGGCCCGCTGCCTTGCCGAAGTCGAAGAGCTCCTCACCACCTACCATAACCCACCTGCAGCTGTCATCGTCGAGCCAATCCAATCCGAGGGCGGTGACAACCACGCCAGCCCAGCCTTCTTCAACGGCCTCCGCGAAGTGACCCGCAAACACAATGTCCTCCTCATCGTCGACGAAGTTCAGACCGGTGTCGGCGCCACCGGCAAGTTCTGGGCCCACGAGCACTGGAACCTCCGCGACCCACCCGACATGGTGACATTCTCCAAGAAAGCACAAACAGCAGGCTACTACTTCGGCAACCCAGAGCTTCGACCCAACAAGCCATACC CTCGTGCCCTCCTCTTCCGCGCCATCATCAACGAGGTCGAGAGACTCAACTTGGTACAGAACACTGCCGAGACCGGCGAGTACCTCTACAGCGGTCTCGAGAACTTGGGTCAGAAGTACCCAGGCGAGATTCAGAACCTTCGCGGTAAAGGTCAGGGCACCTTCATTGCCTGGGACTCACCACGACGAGACGAGGTTCTGAAGAAGGCGAAGGGTGTTGGTATCAACATTGGTGGCTCTGGTGAGCGTGCTGTCCGCCTGAGGCCGATGTTGATCTTCCAGAAAAAGCACGCCGACATCTTCCTCGAGGCTTTGGAGAAGGTCCTCAAGTCATGA
- a CDS encoding Adenylate kinase, whose product MADQLVDTLKATVDKLEKRIEDLESRLQGNSSSSGGHASSDSMRMILIGPPGAGKGTQAPKIKEKYGCCHLATGDMLRAQVAAKTELGKEAKKIMDEGKLVSDEIMIGMIKSELDNNKECKHGFILDGFPRTVPQAEKLDDMLNAKQQALKHAIELQIDDGLLVARITGRLVHPASGRSYHKIFNPPKKDMTDDVTGEPLIQRSDDNEGALKKRLSTYHSQTAPVTDYYRKNGIWKKIDASQKPGDVWKNMLQIFEESGSSSGSLLSRIGLSK is encoded by the exons ATGGCAGACCAATTGGTGGATACGCTCAAGGCGACTGTCGACAAGCTCGAGAAGCGAATCGAAGACCTGGAGTCGCGGTTACAGGGCAACTCCTCTTCGTCCGGCGGTCATGCTAGCAGCGATAGCATGAGAATGATCTTGATCGGTCCACCAGGAGCTG GTAAGGGCACACAGGCACCAAAGATCAAGGAGAAGTATGGCTGCTGCCATCTCGCGACTGGTGACATGCTGCGCGCGCAAGTCGCAGCGAAGACCGAGCTCGGCAAGGAAGCCAAGAAGATCATGGATGAGGGCAAGCTGGTTTCCGACGAGATCATGATTGGCATGATTAAGAGCGAGCTAGACAACAACAAGGAGTGCAAACACGG CTTCATTCTGGACGGCTTTCCACGAACTGTCCCACAAGCCGAGAAGCTCGACGATATGCTCAACGCAAAGCAGCAGGCGCTTAAGCACGCCATTGAACTTCAGATCGACGACGGCCTGCTCGTTGCACGCATCACAGGTCGCCTTGTTCACCCCGCGTCCGGTCGCTCATACCACAAGATCTTCAACCCACCGAAGAAGGACATGACAGATGATGTGACCGGCGAGCCGCTCATCCAGCGATCCGACGACAATGAGGGTGCCTTGAAGAAGCGTCTGAGCACATACCACTCCCAAACCGCACCTGTGACAGACTACTACCGCAAGAACGGTATCTGGAAGAAGATTGATGCCAGCCAGAAGCCGGGTGATGTGTGGAAGAACATGCTGCAGATCTTCGAGGAGAGCGGCAGCTCCAGCGGCAGCTTGCTCAGCAGGATTGGGCTGTCCAAGTGA
- a CDS encoding 5'-hydroxyaverantin dehydrogenase — protein MTISTEFDQSEAIAADATYDPSGLKGKSVIVTGGASGIGEQTMRAFVGAGAFVTFGDIAEELGQKLVQELGDDKVAFVRCNVVTWSDQLELFKTALDKSPSKTIDIVFANAGLNGPDNIFFQDENADEPKEPDLHVLKTNLIGTAYTAKLANLYLPRQPSGEDRDRCLIFTASMAGYMDQAGSPQYDASKWGVRGLLRSIRTTGPAQGVRVNLIAPWFVDTRIMSDEIKQKLRAGGIEFCDIQDAARAVLHFASTKHINGRALTIVPKSVSQRGYVDLQEDDFPEGELITQWQQVGKKLAHRMSKEA, from the exons ATGACTATCAGCACCGAGTTTGATCAGAGCGAGGCCATCGCTGCCGATGCAACGTATGATCCGAGTGGGTTGAAAGGCAAAAGCGTAATCGTCACTGGCGGCGCAAGCGGCATTGGAGAGCAGACCATGCGAGCCTTCGTCGGCGCAGGAGCCTTCGTCACTTTCGGTGATATAGCCGAAGAACTAGGACAGAAGCTCGTGCAAGAACTAGGTGATGACAAAGTCGCATTTGTGAGATGCAACGTCGTGACCTGGTCCGATCAATTGGAGCTGTTCAAGACGGCACTCGACAAGTCACCCTCCAAGACCATCGACATCGTCTTCGCGAACGCCGGCCTGAATGGACCTGACAATATCTTCTTCCAGGACGAAAACGCCGATGAACCCAAGGAGCCTGATCTGCATGTCTTGAAGACCAACCTTATCGGCACAGCATACACTGCGAAGCTTGCAAACCTCTACTTGCCACGACAGCCGTCGGGCGAGGACCGTGATCGTTGCTTGATATTCACGGCCTCGATGGCTGGCTACATGGATCAAGCAGGCTCGCCGCAGTACGACGCCTCTAAATGGGGTGTGCGAGGTCTTTTGAGAAGTATCCGCACCACGGGACCTGCGCAAGGGGTTCGTGTCAACCTCATTGCACCCTG GTTCGTTGATACCCGAATTATGTCGGACGAGATAAAGCAGAAGCTGCGAGCCGGCGGCATCGAGTTCTGCGACATTCAGGATGCGGCTCGCGCTGTCCTTCACTTTGCCTCGACGAAACATATCAATG GCCGCGCATTGACTATTGTACCAAAGTCTGTGTCGCAACGTGGCTATGTCGATCTACAGGAGGACGACTTCCCCGAGGGCGAGCTCATCACGCAATGGCAACAGGTGGGCAAGAAGCTCGCTCATAGGATGAGCAAAGAAGCTTGA
- a CDS encoding putative glucan endo-1,3-beta-glucosidase eglC: protein MHTLHHLLTLAACVQAAIRGFNSGGTGPNGIKHAADFRKEFDRIRTLPGTDPFTSIRLFSTIQAGTVNDPVEAFQPAIDTKYTTLLLGLWASAGQEAFNNELAALKKAIAAHQTHWKDIVVGISVGSEDLYRITPTGIGNKENVGVGPGVIVDYIKQTRAAIKGTVAEGTKVGHVDTWTAWISGSNTAVIDAVDFLGFDGYPYYEKDTGRNSIKNAQQLFFESYNKTVAVSKGKEVWITETGWPVSGPQDFGKSVASIPNAKKYWDDVGCRVFGNINTWWFRLDDAKQDPKEVSFSTIKPNHGEPLFSLTCPK from the exons ATGCACACCCTCCACCACCTCCTCACCCTCGCAGCCTGCGTCCAAGCCGCCATTCGAGGCTTCAACTCCGGCGGCACCGGTCCTAATGGCATCAAACACGCGGCAGATTTTAGAAAGGAGTTCGACAGAATCCGCACATTACCAGGAACCGACCCCTTCACCTCCATCCGCCTCTTCAGCACCATTCAAGCCGGAACCGTCAACGATCCCGTCGAAGCCTTCCAACCCGCCATCGACACAAAGTACACCACCCTCCTCCTTGGCCTGTGGGCGTCTGCGGGTCAGGAAGCTTTCAATAATGAACTCGCCGCTCTGAAGAAAGCCATCGCGGCCCACCAGACGCATTGGAAAGATATTGTGGTGGGGATTAGTGTGGGCAGTGAGGATCTGTACCGCATTACGCCGACTGGAATTGGAAACAAGGAGAATGTGGGAGTGGGGCCTGGAGTTATTGTTGATTACATCAAGCAGACGAGGGCTGCTATCAAGGGTACGGTGGCGGAGGGCACGAAGGTGGGACATGTTGATACGTGGACCGCTTGGATAAGTGGATCGAACACTGCTGTGATTGACGCCGTGGACTTCCTGGGATTCGATGGATATCCTTACTACGAGAAAGACACTGGACGGAACAGTATCAAAAATGCGCAGCAGTTGTTCTTCGAGTCATACAACAAGACTGTGGCCGTGAGTAAGGGAAAGGAGGTCTGGATAACAGAG ACTGGGTGGCCAGTATCAGGACCACAAGATTTCGGCAAGTCCGTGGCTTCAATCCCGAACGCGAAGAAATACTGGGATGACGTGGGATGTCGTGTGTTCGGCAACATCAACACATGGTGGTTCAGACTGGACGATGCGAAGCAAGATCCAAAGGAAGTATCGTTCAGTACCATCAAGCCGAACCATGGAGAACCACTTTTCAGCTTGACTTGTCCCAAGTGA